One Microcebus murinus isolate Inina chromosome 9, M.murinus_Inina_mat1.0, whole genome shotgun sequence DNA window includes the following coding sequences:
- the PRR15 gene encoding proline-rich protein 15, with protein MADSGGTGSSGPWWKSFANSRKKSKEATAGAQPAAQPAPGEPAPPSPDWTSSSRENQHPNLLGGAGEPPKPDRLCGEKSGNSRRNLKISRSGRFKEKRKVRATLLPEGVRSPEEEGGFPGDPQEDKQ; from the coding sequence ATGGCCGACAGCGGCGGCACGGGCAGCTCCGGCCCCTGGTGGAAATCGTTCGCCAACAGcaggaagaaaagcaaggaagCCACGGCGGGGGCGCAGCCTGCGGCCCAGCCCGCCCCCGGGGAGCCCGCGCCGCCCAGCCCGGACTGGACTAGCAGCTCCCGGGAGAACCAGCACCCCAATCTCCTCGGGGGCGCCGGCGAGCCCCCCAAGCCAGACAGGTTGTGCGGGGAGAAATCGGGCAACAGCCGCCGCAATTTGAAGATCTCGCGCTCGGGCCGCTTTAAGGAGAAGAGGAAAGTGCGCGCCACGCTGCTCCCGGAGGGGGTCAGGTCgccggaggaggaggggggcttCCCTGGGGACCCCCAAGAGGACAAGCAATAG